A single Rhopalosiphum padi isolate XX-2018 chromosome 4, ASM2088224v1, whole genome shotgun sequence DNA region contains:
- the LOC132928273 gene encoding splicing factor 3B subunit 1 gives MTTHADIEAQIREIQQRKKDEKQKEDESDVGLGASGFFDQDIYNGGGKFEGYVTSIAPNDEYDDEDIDDQHYRNKKPITAPAAALKEIAQARDDEDDYDPFAERKRLQKATTDKDDDTRQVRRPMVISPERIDPFAEGGKTPDVGSRTYSQIMQEQKLKGEESEVRKTIIEKAKDGNLKTNGDAKGTVRKRGRWDQVVQNGDSSGVPAKKKTNSTPWEETPKGGLSRWDETPGPTKMGAETPGATPGQSTRMWDATPGHTTPAAGAATPGRDTPGHIGATQTSVRRNRWDETPKTERATPGHNSGWAETPRTDRGGIDLIQDTPTPSASKRRSRWDETPSQMTPSATPGSLTPGAATPKVGVTPSGASMTPTPGGMTPGATPMTPMVPRTPVLSNSAATPIGHTAMGMATPTPGHLLSMTPEQLQAYRWEREIDERNRPLTDDELDAMFPPGYKVLQPPAGYIPIRTPARKLTATPTPIAGTPTGFFMQESVDRPTKSQIVDNQPPGNLPMLKPEDAQYFDKLLMDVDEESLTLEEQKERKIMKLLLKIKNGTPPMRKAALRQVTDKARELGAGPLFNQILPLLMSPTLEDQERHLLVKVIDRILYKLDDLVRPYVHKILVVIEPLLIDEDYYARVEGREIISNLAKAAGLATMISTMRPDIDNIDEYVRNTTARAFAVVASALGIPSLLPFLKAVCKSKKSWQARHTGIKIVQQIAILMGCAILPHLRSLVEIIEHGLVDEQQKVRTITALAIAALAEAATPYGIESFDSVLKPLWKGIRTHRGKGLAAFLKAIGYLIPLMDAEYANYYTREVMLILIREFQSPDEEMKKIVLKVVKQCCGTDGVEPQYIREDILPHFFRHFWNHRMALDRRNYRQLVDTTMEIANKVGASEIINRIVDDLKDENEQYRKMVMETIEKTIGNLGAADIDSRLEEQLIDGILYAFQEQTNEDVVMLNGFGMIVNQLGRRVKPYLPQICGTILWRLNNKSAKIRQQAADLIARIACIMKICQEEKLMGHLGLVLYEYLGEEYPEVLGSILGALKGIVNVIGMTRMTPPIKDLLPRLTPILKNRHEKVQENCIDLVGRIADRGPEYVPAREWMRICFELLELLKAHKKAIRRATVNTFGYIAKAIGPHDVLATLLNNLKVQERQNRVCTTVAIAIVAETCSPFTVLPALMNEYRVPELNVQNGVLKSLSFLFQYIGEMGKDYIYAVTPLLEDALMDRDLVHRQTACAAIKHMALGVFGFGCEDALIHLLNYVWPNIFETSPHLVQAFMEAVEGLRVALGPIKILQYTLQGLFHPARKVRDVYWKIYNSLYISAQDALVAGYPHIENDVKNQYVRYELMYTL, from the exons ATGACCACGCACGCGGATATCGAAGCACAAATACGCGAGATACAGCAGCGCAAAAAAGATGAGAAACAGAAAGAAGACGAAAGCGATGTGGGTCTCGGGGCATCCGGATTTTTCGACCAAGACATCTATAACGGTGGTGGAAAGTTCGAGGGTTATGTCACGTCTATCGCCCCCAACGACGAGTACGAT gaTGAAGATATTGATGATCAACATTACAGAAATAAAAAGCCTATAACAGCACCAGCAGCTGCTCTTAAAGAAATTGCACAG gctAGAGATGATGAAGATGACTATGATCCTTTTGCCGAAAGAAAACGTCTTCAAAAAGCAACAACAGACAAAGATGATGATACTCGTCAAGTTCGTAGGCCTATGGTTATATCGCCAGAACGTATTGACCCGTTTGCTgaag GTGGGAAAACTCCAGATGTTGGATCCAGGACATACTCACAAATTATGcaagaacaaaaattaaaggGTGAAGAGAGTGAAGtacgaaaaacaattatagAGAAAGCTAAAGACGGTAATCTTAAAACTAATGGAGATGCCAAAGGTACAGTCAGGAAAAGAGGACGATGGGATCAAGTTGTGCAAAATGGTGATTCTTCTGGAGTGCCCgcaaaaaagaaaacaaattctACTCCTTGGGAAgaa acacCTAAAGGAGGCTTATCACGTTGGGATGAAACTCCTGGACCTACTAAAATGGGAGCAGAAACACCTGGCGCTACACCTGGTCAAAGTACTAGAATGTGGGATGCAACTCCGGGGCATACTACTCCAGCTGCAGGAGCTGCAACCCCTGGCCGTGATACTCCAGGACATATAGGAGCTACACAAACGTCGGTGCGGAGAAATCGTTGGGATGAGACTCCTAAAACAGAAAGAG CTACACCTGGCCATAATAGTGGATGGGCTGAAACTCCCCGCACAGATCGTGGAGGCATTGATTTAATTCAAGATACTCCAACACCATCAGCAAGTAAAAGACGTTCACGTTGGGATGAAACACCATCTCAAATGACTCCATCAGCTACACCTGGTAGTCTTACACCTGGAGCAGCTACTCCTAAAGTGGGAGTTACACCATCTGGAGCTTCTATGACACCTACTCCTGGTGGTATGACACCTGGTGCTACTCCTATGACACCAATGGTACCCCGTACTCCTGTACTTTCAAATAGTGCCGCTACACCAATTGGACATACTGCCATGGGTATGGCAACACCAACTCCAG gtCATTTGTTGTCTATGACCCCTGAACAATTGCAGGCTTATAGGTGGGAACGTGAAATTGATGAGCGTAATCGTCCATTGACTGATGATGAGTTAGATGCAATGTTTCCACCGGGTTATAAAGTGCTTCAACCACCTGCTGGGTATATACCAATTCGAACTCCAGCTCGTAAACTAACTGCTACACCGACACCAATAGCTGGAACACCAACAGGGTTTTTCATGCAAGAATCTGTTGACCGTCCGACTAAATCACAAATAGTTGACAATCAACCACCTGGTAATCTTCCTATGTTAAAACCAGAAGATGCCcagtattttgataaattgttgATGGATGTGGATGAAGAAAGTTTAACATTGGAAGaacaaaaagaaagaaaaattatgaaattacttttaaaaattaaaaatggtacaCCACCAATGAGAAAAGCTGCTTTGAGACAAGTTACAGATAAGGCTAGAGAGTTGGGTGCTGGTccattatttaatcaaattttgccTTTACTTATGTCACCTACACTTGAAGATCAAGAACGGCATTTATTAGTTAAAGTTATTGACAGAATTTTGTATAAACTTGATGACTTAGTCCGACCATATGTCCATAAA aTATTGGTCGTTATTGAACCACTTTTAATTGATGAAGATTACTATGCTCGTGTTGAAGGACgtgaaataatttcaaatttagctAAAGCAGCTGGTTTAGCTACTATGATATCTACTATGAGACctgatattgataatattgatgAATATGTGCGTAATACTACAGCTCGTGCATTTGCTGTAGTTGCTTCAGCATTAGGTATTCCATCACTTTTACCTTTTCTAAAAGCTGTATGTAAAAGCAAGAAATCATGGCAAGCTCGCCATACag gtataaaaattgtacaacaAATTGCAATCTTAATGGGATGTGCTATTCTACCTCATTTACGCTCTTTGGTGGAAATTATTGAACACGGTTTGGTAGATGAACAACAAAAAGTGCGAACTATCACAGCTTTAGCTATAGCTGCGTTAGCTGAAGCTGCAACACCTTATGGTATTGAAAGTTTTGATTCCGTTCTTAAACCTTTATGGAAGGGTATAAGAACTCATAGAGGAAAA GGTTTAGCTGCATTTTTAAAAGCTATTGGATATTTAATACCTTTGATGGACGCTGAGTATGCTAATTACTATACCAGAGAAGTGATGTTGATCTTGATTCGGGAGTTTCAGTCGCCTGATGAAGAAATGAAAAAGATTGTATTGAAG gttgtCAAACAATGTTGTGGAACAGATGGTGTGGAACCACAATATATTCGTGAAGACATTTTACCTCATTTCTTTAGACACTTCTGGAACCACAGAATGGCTCTTGATAGACGAAATTATagacaa ttggtTGATACTACTATGGAAATAGCAAATAAAGTTGGAGCATCAGAAATTATTAATCGCATAGTTGACGATTTAAAAGATGAAAATGAACAATATCGTAAAATGGTTATGGAAACCATTGAAAAAACAATTGGTAATTTAGGTGCAGCCGACATTGACTCTAGACTTGAAGAACAGCTTATTGATGGTATTCTTTATGCTTTCCAAGAACAAACAAATGAA gaTGTTGTTATGTTGAATGGTTTTGGTATGATTGTTAACCAACTTGGTCGACGTGTTAAACCTTATTTACCTCAAATATGTGGTACAATTTTATGGAGATTAAATAACAAATCGGCTAAAATCAGACAACAAGCTGCAGATTTAATTGCTCGGATAGCTTGTATTATGAAAATCTGCCAAGAA GAAAAGTTGATGGGACATTTGGGTTTAGTGTTGTATGAATACTTGGGTGAAGAATATCCAGAAGTGTTGGGAAGCATTTTAGGAGCATTAAAAGGTATTGTAAACGTGATCGGCATGACAAGAATGACTCCGCCTATCAAAGACTTGTTACCTCGGCTAACGCCAATTTTGAAAAACAGACACGAGAAAGTCCAAGAGAATTGTATCGATCTTGTTGGTCGTATTGCTGATCGAGGACCAGAGTATGTACCTGCCAGAGAATGGATGCGAATATGTTTCGAACTACTTGAACTATTAAAAGCACATAAAAAAGCTATCCGCAGAGCAACAGTAAATACTTTTGGTTATATAGCTAAAGCCATTGG ACCTCATGATGTATTAGCtacacttttaaataatttaaaagtacaaGAACGACAGAATCGTGTTTGTACAACAGTTGCCATTGCTATAGTGGCTGAAACGTGTTCTCCATTTACTGTATTACCTGCATTAATGAATGAATATCGTGTACCCGAATTGAATGTTCAAAACGGAGTTCTTAAATCACTATCATTTTTGTTTCAATACATTGGTGAAATGGGCAAAGATTATATTTATGCTGTCACTCCTCTTTTAGAAGATGCCCTTATGGACAg AGATTTAGTACACAGACAAACAGCATGCGCAGCTATTAAACATATGGCACTTGGAGTTTTTGGTTTCGGTTGTGAAGATGCCTTAATCCATTTGTTGAACTATGTGTGGCCTAACATTTTTGAAACATCCCCTCACTTGGTACAAGCTTTTATGGAAGCTGTTGAAGGTTTAAGGGTTGCTCTTGGTCCCATAAAAATTTTACAGTATACACTTCAA GGACTCTTTCATCCTGCTCGCAAGGTACGTGATGTTTACtggaaaatttataattcactttACATTAGTGCCCAAGATGCTTTAGTCGCAGGATATCCACACATAGAAAATGATGTTAAGAATCAATATGTACGATATGAACTTATGTATACGTTATAA
- the LOC132928274 gene encoding etoposide-induced protein 2.4 isoform X1: MDDVFVLSKTVCKGVMDSFKGVTVLFVPNKRPKKVGRPVNIPKDQKMLQRIIQCCTLNGGIFCLSIVIFEYVILPSLGSIMSIAFGHFNENIWLWTRSLLSWTFGAVWVLPIFLLSKIINSLWFQDIADIAYKQKKGDPQQLTRISKVIADFSFSIVVQFLFLIQSYLVSMVPSTILSNILSILHLSLLYSLYSFEYKWCNMGMELNSRLSIIENCWPYFLGFGLPLAVVTSWPESYIISGCLFSILFPVFIISANEVSPSKIKVFRLKLFAPVLSITSTIFNRSIGPAIKSSMSTVSKAQKLHK; this comes from the exons ATGGATGATGTATTT GTGTTATCCAAAACGGTGTGCAAAGGTGTTATGGATAGTTTTAAAGGTGTCACTGTATTGTTTGTTCCAAACAAGCGGCCAAAGAAAGTTGGCAGACCAGTTAACATACcaaa agaTCAAAAAATGTTACAACGAATAATTCAATGTTGTACATTAAATGGTGGCATATTTTGTCTAAGTatagttatttttgaatatgttATTCTACCATCTTTAGGTTCTATAATGTCGATTGCATTTGggcattttaatgaaaatatttggttATGGACTCGATCATTATTATCATGGACATTTGGAGCTGTATGGGTcttaccaatatttttattaagcaaaataataaacagtctATGGTttcaa GATATCGCAGATATAgcgtataaacaaaaaaaaggtgATCCACAACAGTTGACACGTATAAGTAAAGTGATTGCAGACTTTTCGTTCAGTATAGTTGTTCAATTCTTATTTCTCATTCAA aGTTACTTAGTGAGTATGGTGCCATCAACAATTCTTAGCAATATTCTCAGTATTTTGCATTTATCATTACTTTATTCACTTTACTCATTTGAATATAAATGGTGTAATATGGGTATGGAACTAAATTCAAGGTTATCTATTATTGAGAACTGTTGGCCATATTTTCTTGGATTTGGACTACCACTAGCAGTTGTCACATCATGGCcagaatcatatattattag TGGTTGTCTATTTTCAATTCTATTCCCCGTGTTTATCATCAGTGCTAATGAAGTCAGTCCATCTAAGATTAAAGTATTTAG ATTGAAATTATTTGCACCGGTTTTATCTATAACTAGTACCATATTCAATCGCTCCATTGGTCCAGCTATAAAATCTTCAATGAGTACTGTTTCAAAAGCTCAAAAACTgcataaatga
- the LOC132928274 gene encoding etoposide-induced protein 2.4 homolog isoform X2, producing the protein MMYLCYPKRCAKVLWIVLKVSLYCLFQTSGQRKLADQLTYQSSIMSIAFGHFNENIWLWTRSLLSWTFGAVWVLPIFLLSKIINSLWFQDIADIAYKQKKGDPQQLTRISKVIADFSFSIVVQFLFLIQSYLVSMVPSTILSNILSILHLSLLYSLYSFEYKWCNMGMELNSRLSIIENCWPYFLGFGLPLAVVTSWPESYIISGCLFSILFPVFIISANEVSPSKIKVFRLKLFAPVLSITSTIFNRSIGPAIKSSMSTVSKAQKLHK; encoded by the exons ATGATGTATTT GTGTTATCCAAAACGGTGTGCAAAGGTGTTATGGATAGTTTTAAAGGTGTCACTGTATTGTTTGTTCCAAACAAGCGGCCAAAGAAAGTTGGCAGACCAGTTAACATACcaaa GTTCTATAATGTCGATTGCATTTGggcattttaatgaaaatatttggttATGGACTCGATCATTATTATCATGGACATTTGGAGCTGTATGGGTcttaccaatatttttattaagcaaaataataaacagtctATGGTttcaa GATATCGCAGATATAgcgtataaacaaaaaaaaggtgATCCACAACAGTTGACACGTATAAGTAAAGTGATTGCAGACTTTTCGTTCAGTATAGTTGTTCAATTCTTATTTCTCATTCAA aGTTACTTAGTGAGTATGGTGCCATCAACAATTCTTAGCAATATTCTCAGTATTTTGCATTTATCATTACTTTATTCACTTTACTCATTTGAATATAAATGGTGTAATATGGGTATGGAACTAAATTCAAGGTTATCTATTATTGAGAACTGTTGGCCATATTTTCTTGGATTTGGACTACCACTAGCAGTTGTCACATCATGGCcagaatcatatattattag TGGTTGTCTATTTTCAATTCTATTCCCCGTGTTTATCATCAGTGCTAATGAAGTCAGTCCATCTAAGATTAAAGTATTTAG ATTGAAATTATTTGCACCGGTTTTATCTATAACTAGTACCATATTCAATCGCTCCATTGGTCCAGCTATAAAATCTTCAATGAGTACTGTTTCAAAAGCTCAAAAACTgcataaatga